Below is a genomic region from Leptospira venezuelensis.
TTCCTTGAGACATGATCGCCTCTCCTAAATAATCACCATGCCCTCCTGGCAAAATCAAAAGTCTTGCTTTGGGGATCATTCGAACCATTTCAACTGCGTGCTCCAATTTAGGGACATCTTTATCCCCAAGTAAGATTAAAGTTGGAATTCCAACAGTTCTAATATCTTTATCGTTAAGATCTTTGAAATTACGCATTCTCGCAGCATCTTTCTCATACATAGTGTGCAATTTTTGAGGATCAGGATTTACTTTTAGAAAAGCTTCTTTAAGCGCCTGTGGCATATTTTCGAAAGTAGCATTCTTCATAAAATTCCAGAACAGAGGATATGCTCCTTCTCTCTTGGTAATTGAAGAGGCGAATATAAGTTTACGGACTAATTTCGGATATCGGATCGCGACATTCATGGCAACACTTGCGCCATTGCTAAAGCCGAAAATATCTGCTTGTTCTACTTTTAAGAACTTAAGAAGAGCAATCACATCTTCCGCAGAAGTTTCGAAACTTACAGGCGCATTTCTATCTGTAGTTCTTCCATGTCCTTGTTCATCTAGAGCGATCACTTTACGATTTTGAGCGAGAAGAGGCAGAATCCGACTGTAAGTTACTTCTATCGTGGAACCTCCACCATTTAGTAGAACGAGCGGGATCCCGTCCTTCTTGCCATGGATCTCATAATACATCTGGATATCTCTGATAGGAGCAAGACCCTTTTCGACTGCTTCAGATGTAATCGTGGGCGGTGTTTCGCGGAGTTGAAAAGGTTTTCCAGAGGAACAATCAACAACTAAAAATAGTATAAAAATATAATATGTAATCTTTGAAATTTTCATTACGGTTCTCCTTATTTAACCTTTACGAGATAGTCGGTTAATCTTATTAAATGTGCCAAAGTACCTTCTCTTCTGGAGGCTACACCTTCTCTCCCGATAGTTTGGTCCAAAAATGCGACCTGCTCTGTGAATGTAAGTTTCGTATTAGAAGAATCAATTTTCTCTATTTCAACAGACGCAATGGAGACTGAATGAATCTTTCCACTTAAGATCATATCATAAACGAAAACGATCCGTTGATTTTCGATCAGATCGGAAAACCTGGCTTTGTATAAGGTTTCTTTTCCGTTTGGAAAACGACCGTGTAAAATTTCTTCTCCACCAATTCGAAAATCCAATTTTCTCTCCACGACGGACCAATCTCCAGGACCAATAAACCAATTTGATTTTGCTTCTACATTGCTCCATGCAGAATACACGGATTCCGGGTCTGATTGATACACTCTTTCTATGCTAAAAATTTCATGAGCAACTTTCAATGTTTCCATATTTACTTCTTACCTTTCTCCGTTTTCTCTAAAAATTCTCCCAATCGATCAAAATTCCTTTCCCAGAATTTTCTGCGCTGATTCAACCAGTTCTCGATCAGGTCCAATGAATTCATTTCTACCATGCATGAACGCACACGACCTATCTTTTGGGTCTTGATTAAACCGCTTTCTTCCAAAATTTGCACATGTTGGACAACAGCAGCCATGCTCATTGCCAGAGGACTGGCAAGCTCACTCACAGATGCCGGTCTCTTACTAAGTCTCTCTACAATATCACGGCGAGTTGGATC
It encodes:
- a CDS encoding alpha/beta fold hydrolase, with amino-acid sequence MKISKITYYIFILFLVVDCSSGKPFQLRETPPTITSEAVEKGLAPIRDIQMYYEIHGKKDGIPLVLLNGGGSTIEVTYSRILPLLAQNRKVIALDEQGHGRTTDRNAPVSFETSAEDVIALLKFLKVEQADIFGFSNGASVAMNVAIRYPKLVRKLIFASSITKREGAYPLFWNFMKNATFENMPQALKEAFLKVNPDPQKLHTMYEKDAARMRNFKDLNDKDIRTVGIPTLILLGDKDVPKLEHAVEMVRMIPKARLLILPGGHGDYLGEAIMSQGKDRYPELTSALVQDFLDSP
- a CDS encoding SRPBCC domain-containing protein, whose amino-acid sequence is METLKVAHEIFSIERVYQSDPESVYSAWSNVEAKSNWFIGPGDWSVVERKLDFRIGGEEILHGRFPNGKETLYKARFSDLIENQRIVFVYDMILSGKIHSVSIASVEIEKIDSSNTKLTFTEQVAFLDQTIGREGVASRREGTLAHLIRLTDYLVKVK
- a CDS encoding ArsR/SmtB family transcription factor, yielding MLNNSSLDRIFYALSDPTRRDIVERLSKRPASVSELASPLAMSMAAVVQHVQILEESGLIKTQKIGRVRSCMVEMNSLDLIENWLNQRRKFWERNFDRLGEFLEKTEKGKK